One window of Siniperca chuatsi isolate FFG_IHB_CAS linkage group LG19, ASM2008510v1, whole genome shotgun sequence genomic DNA carries:
- the LOC122866543 gene encoding rho GTPase-activating protein 21-like isoform X6, whose translation MRTFCSWLNKPDTTFGQSQFSRDITALAYSQDAYLKGNEAYSGNAQNIPEPPPICYPRIEVKSAGMAQASEPATVSETPRGPAQGPGRRGGATEKSYRVEIPVPPSPPPQQTSKSQTVVCVCNENVRTVAMPSDPVDRGSRVARAGPSHRTEENRYSPASESSSARPRPLIPSVPGGAQLQYPSSRPTETPVYSPSSSSRPGPIYPDTSPPIRAPLKPASPDTFSTAISPNANHYSPYTTAPSTSPHQNIDWKNYTTYKDYIDAKRLHTYGCRTIQERLDSLRAAANSSSAYAQQRTLPPPSTGGALGSQIRQRSTSNDRGVDASSQGTALTPLRSASQERLGGGTERTITIRNWPRSASEDALPFSTPTGVTKPRARSCDYLGQHPGESGAGLEDRLLLCRGEEARASRQGAGLRALPHLNRSLTGQEEEGRGSGLSNLPLAAPVFTKGTTDSVLTSRTDSLIMRPSRLPVKNSILDPSPALSSTKTTDPLKDQRANIMGNHLGYSSPLHLQLRSRADSLKMESRSEAGLAARSSSCSGPSSKLPMQRQLQSAVVASSGSSTTNGSVTQKSKVRETSSSTNALVQTDDGLAEGVEGPDATVVVLRRDKNSGPPHIRPPSYVLAVNDKQGGVTHKSPPLVKAGSADGAMCWMSNDSCREMHLRRLGDIRQKSGSNNLDDSLDSIPFIDEPSSPSIEQDSTHIPASAVISGTPSITTIPPSPTSPSPLIRRQLSHDQDSLRLTIIESDSGTKTERSKSYDEGLDNYREESIGRSLIPGLKSLRKAVDRSSEDSGSRRDSSSDVFCDATKEGLLHFKQLNTDKGKRVGGGMRPWKQMYAVLRGHYLCLYKDKREGQAHANCQAVDEPVPISIKACLIDISYSDTKRKNVLRLTTSDCEYLFQAEDREDMLAWIRVIQENSNLDEENAAFTSHDLISRKIKEYNTLMSPTGSKTEPSPKPSRQSLSIRQTLLGGKGETKATSPHSPKPEPERKNMHKDDTSPPKDKGTWRKGIPGLMRKPFEKKPSPGVTFGVRLDDCPPAQNNKFVPLIVEVCCKLVEERGLEYTGIYRVPGNNAAISNMQEELNNKGMNDIDIQDDKWRDLNVISSLLKSFFRKLPEPLFTNDRYADFIEANRTEDPVERLKVLKRLLRELPDHHYETLKFLSAHLKTVAENSEKNKMEPRNLAIVFGPTLVRTTEDNMTHMVTHMPDQYRIVEALIQNYDWFFTEEGNGDPVTVSQEESAVESQPVPNIDHLLTNIGRTGTSQGEVSDSPTSDSAKSKGSWGSGKDQCSRELLVSSIFAAASRKRKKSKEKPQPSSSDDDLDAVFPKKEISGQKPNHHGLQTEVQSETCPSPNAKQPVRAEERKENGRTVELTPKAKREHRNSLFLKEKTPPRHPSPSPSPSPKICSYQTAPQGKSSLSDPPSQLDENTSDLGTMSSGASVPRSRPKKWTAGASGDLPAGACVGLGAGPGASAGAEVSSITSDYSTTSSITFLTGAESSALSPELQGGEEADDERSELISEGRPMETDSESDFPVFAPGGGSSQSTPCPEQTLGKTEPRGGGAAEVSTTPKLEARRLFPSHRMIECDTLSRRWSLRQKTDSESSVEGVAGSGERSEGRAESSTRLSRVLDVMKKGRSTSSLSSSSRSESERSEPAWHLKITERLKFRLRTSADDMFTQKNRTPDARGKKKNIRRRHTMGGQRDFAELAVINDWREQGGVDQAAELSALDRLKPRCSSQDFSIRDWIARERCRGSDSSIEVAPKAVPEDDHPEAQDVVTERPPPSASPVTQPLAGEHVNGSGLQGKNKASLGADAHPHKLSGAQVVRSRFYQYL comes from the exons ATGAGGACATTTTGCAGCTG gttaaacaaaccagacacaacgtttggacagagccag TTTTCCAGGGATATCACTGCTCTG GCATATTCCCAGGATGCATACCTCAAAGGAAATGAGGCGTACAGCGGAAATGCCCAGAACATCCCCGAGCCCCCTCCCATATGCTACCCTCGGATAGAAGTTAAGTCTGCAGGCATGGCTCAGGCATCAGAGCCGGCCACAGTCAGTGAAACCCCCCGAGGGCCAGCTCAGGGACCAGGAAGACGAGGTGGGGCCACAGAAAAGAGCTACCGGGTGGAAATCCCTGTTCCGCCATCTCCACCTCCCCAACAGACGTCAAAGTCTCAgacagtggtgtgtgtctgtaatgaGAATGTGAGGACAGTGGCCATGCCTTCTGATCCAGTTGACAGGGGGTCCCGGGTGGCTCGGGCTGGACCCAGCCACAGGACAGAGGAAAACCGGTACAGTCCCGCATCAGAGTCCAGCTCAGCTAGACCCAGACCCCTTATTCCCTCAGTACCTGGGGGTGCACAGTTGCAGTACCCCTCTTCCCGTCCCACAGAAACCCCAGTCTACTCCCCTTCCTCAAGTTCTAGACCTGGCCCCATCTATCCTGACACATCTCCACCTATACGGGCCCCTCTCAAACCTGCGTCCCCAGACACATTCTCCACTGCGATCTCACCCAACGCCAACCACTACTCACCCTATACCACAGCCCCCTCCACCTCTCCACACCAGAACATTGACTGGAAAAACTACACCACCTATAAAGACTATATTGATGCCAAGAGGCTGCATACGTATGGCTGCCGCACCATCCAGGAGCGCTTGGACAGCTTGCGTGCGGCTGCCAATTCTAGCTCTGCCTATGCCCAGCAACGTACACTGCCTCCTCCTAGCACCGGTGGGGCACTGGGCTCCCAGATCAGACAGAGAAGCACCTCCAATGACCGCGGGGTGGATGCAAGTAGCCAGGGTACTGCATTGACTCCATTACGTAGCGCCTCCCAAGAGCGGCTTGGAGGTGGAACAGAGAGGACAATAACAATCAGGAATTGGCCTCGGAGTGCTTCCGAGGATGCTTTGCCTTTCTCCACCCCCACAGGAGTCACCAAACCTAGGGCACGGTCTTGTGACTACCTGGGGCAGCACCCTGGAGAGTCAGGTGCTGGGTTGGAGGACAGGCTGCTGCTGTGCCGGGGAGAGGAAGCCAGAGCTAGCAGGCAGGGAGCAGGCCTGAGAGCTTTACCTCATCTGAACAGGAGTCTCACTGGACAGGAGGAAGAAGGGCGAGGAAGTGGATTATCTAACTTGCCTTTAGCTGCTCCTGTGTTTACTAAAGGTACGACGGATTCTGTACTAACATCAAGGACAGACAGTCTCATTATGAGACCATCACGTCTGCCTGTCAAAAACTCCATCTTAGACCCTTCACCTGCCTTATCCTCCACTAAAACCACAGACCCTCTCAAAGACCAAAGAGCTAACATCATGGGCAACCACCTGGGCTACTCCTCCCCTCTGCACCTGCAGCTGAGAAGCAGGGCTGACAGTCTGAAAATGGAGAGCAGGTCAGAAGCTGGGTTGGCAGCCAGGTCCTCCTCTTGCTCTGGTCCCTCCTCTAAACTGCCCATGCAGAGACAACTACAAAGTGCAGTTGTTGCCTCTTCTGGTTCCTCCACCACTAATGGATCTGTGACCCAAAAGTCAAAAGTCAGAGAAACCTCCAGTTCCACAAATGCCCTCGTACAGACTGATGACGGTCTTGCAGAGGGCGTAGAAGGACCAGATGCAACAGTTGTTGTCTTAAGAAGGGACAAAAACTCCGGTCCTCCTCACATTCGCCCTCCGTCCTATGTATTAGCTGTTAATGACAAACAGGGAGGAGTGACTCATAAGTCACCACCATTGGTGAAGGCAGGCTCTGCAGATGGGGCTATGTGCTGGATGTCTAATGACAGCTGTAGGGAGATGCATCTAAGGAGGCTTGGAGATATACGACAAAAGTCTGGCTCCAACAACTTGGATGACTCCCTGGATTCAATCCCCTTCATAG ATGAACCATCTAGTCCCAGTATTGAACAGGACAGCACACACATTCCTGCCTCTGCTGTGATATCTGGAACGCCCAGCATCACCACCATCCCACCCAGCCCCACTTCTCCATCCCCTCTCATTCGGCGCCAGCTGTCACATGACCAAG ATTCTCTCCGTCTCACAATTATTGAGTCAGATTCTGGTACTAAAACAGAGCGATCCAAGTCGTATGATGAAGGCCTGGATAACTACCGGGAAGAAAGTATAGG GAGGTCCTTAATACCTGGTCTGAAAAGTCTTAGGAAG GCTGTGGACAGGTCGTCCGAAGATTCAGGGTCCAGGAGGGATTCTTCATCAGACGTCTTCTGTGACGCCACCAAGGAGGGTTTGCTGCATTTCAAGCAGCTGAACACAGACAAGGGCAAG CGTGTCGGAGGGGGTATGCGCCCGTGGAAACAAATGTACGCCGTGTTGAGAGGCCACTACCTCTGCCTATATAAAGACAAAAGGGAGGGGCAGGCTCATGCCAACTGCCAAGCAGTGGACGAGCCCGTGCCAATCAGCATCAAGGCCTGTCTGATTGACATCTCATACAGCGACACAAAGCGTAAGAACGTGCTGCGGCTGACCACATCGGACTGTGAGTACCTGTTCCAGGCTGAGGACCGGGAGGACATGCTGGCCTGGATTAGAGTCATACAGGAGAACAGCAACCTGGATGAGGAG AACGCGGCCTTCACCAGCCATGACCTCATCAGCAGGAAGATCAAGGAGTACAACACCTTGATGAG CCCGACAGGCAGCAAGACGGAGCCGTCTCCCAAACCCTCACGCCAGTCGCTAAGCATCAGACAGACGCTGCTGGGAGGTAAAGGAGAGACCAAAGCAACAAGTCCACACTCACCCAAACCTGAGCCGGAGAGGAAGAACATGCACAAAG ATGACACTAGCCCTCCCAAGGATAAAGGGACATGGAGGAAGGGCATCCCGGGGCTGATGAGGAAACCTTTTGAGAAGAAGCCGTCTCCTGGTGTCACATTTGGAGTGAGGCTGGACGACTGTCCTCCTGCACAGAACAACAAG TTTGTGCCTCTGATTGTGGAGGTCTGTTGTAAACTGGTGGAAGAGAGAGGGTTGGAGTACACAGGCATCTACAGAGTCCCAGGAAACAACGCAGCAATCTCCAACATGCAGGAGGAGCTCAATAACAAGGGCATGAATGATATCGATATCCAGGATGAT AAATGGAGGGACCTCAATGTGATCAGCAGTTTACTCAAGTCCTTCTTCCGGAAACTTCCAGAGCCGTTGTTCACCAATG ATAGGTACGCAGATTTTATAGAGGCCAACAGAACAGAGGACCCAGTGGAGAGGCTCAAAGTGCTCAAGAGGCTG CTTCGTGAGTTGCCAGATCATCATTACGAGACCCTCAagttcctctcagctcatcTCAAAACTGTGGCTGAAAACTCAGAGAAGAATAAG ATGGAGCCAAGGAACCTGGCCATTGTGTTTGGTCCCACTCTGGTGCGTACCACTGAGGACAACATGACCCATATGGTGACACACATGCCAGACCAGTACAGAATAGTGGAGGCCCTCATTCAAAAT TATGACTGGTTTTTCACTGAAGAGGGAAATGGAGATCCAGTG ACTGTGTCCCAGGAGGAGAGTGCAGTGGAGTCTCAGCCCGTCCCCAACATCGACCACCTGCTCACCAACATCGGCCGTACGGGCACATCGCAGGGTGAAGTATCAG ATTCACCGACTAGTGACTCAGCTAAATCAAAG GGTTCCTGGGGCTCAGGGAAGGACCAGTGCAGTCGAGAGCTCCTGGTCTCCTCAATCTTTGCTGCAGCCAGCCGCAAAAGAAAGAAGTCAAAGGAGAAGCCGCAGCCTAGCAGCTCAGATGATGATCTGGATGCTGTGTTCCCAAAAAAGGAAATCTCTGGCCAGAAGCCAAACCACCACGGCCTCCAGACTGAGGTACAGAGCGAGACTTGCCCTAGCCCCAACGCAAAGCAACCAGTacgagcagaggagaggaaagagaacgGGAGAACTGTGGAGCTCACGCCTAAAGCCAAGAGAGAGCATAGAAACTCCTTATTCCTAAAGGAGAAGACTCCACCCAGGCATCCCTCACCTTCCCCCTCCCCATCCCCAAAAATCTGTAGCTACCAAACAGCCCCTCAGGGGAAATCCTCCTTATCGGATCCCCCATCCCAGCTTGATGAAAACACCTCAGACCTCGGGACCATGAGCTCCGGAGCGTCAGTGCCACGTTCAAGACCGAAAAAGTGGACTGCGGGAGCGTCTGGTGATCTTCCTGCAGGAGCATGTGTTGGACTGGGAGCAGGTCCAGGGGCGTCCGCCGGTGCAGAGGTGAGCTCCATCACCTCAGACTACTCCACCACTTCTTCCATCACATTCTTGACTGGAGCAGAGTCCAGTGCACTCAGTCCGGAGCTGCAGGGTGGGGAGGAGGCAGATGACGAACGCAGTGAGCTCATTAGCGAGGGACGACCcatggagacagacagtgaaaGTGACTTCCCGGTTTTTGCCCCAGGCGGTGGCAGCAGCCAGTCTACACCCTGCCCAGAGCAGACTCTGGGAAAGACTGAACCAcgaggaggtggagcagctgAGGTGAGCACCACTCCAAAACTGGAAGCACGGCGCCTTTTCCCGTCACACAGGATGATTGAGTGCGACACCCTCTCCAGAAGGTGGTCCctaagacagaaaacagacagtGAATCATCAGTGGAGGGTGTAGCTGGGAGTGGGGAGCGTAGTGAGGGCAGAGCGGAGTCATCCACACGGCTCTCTCGAGTCCTGGATGTGATGAAGAAAGGGCGGTCCACAAGCAGCCTCAGCTCGTCCTCACGCAGCGAGTCAGAGCGCTCCGAACCAGCCTGGCACCTTAAGATCACCGAGCGGCTCAAATTCAGGTTACGCACATCTGCTGATGACATGTTCACCCAGAAGAACCGAACTCCAGACGCTCGcgggaagaagaagaacatcCGCCGGAGGCACACCATGGGCGGGCAGAGAGACTTCGCAGAGCTGGCGGTCATCAACGACTGGCGGGAGCAGGGCGGGGTGGACCAGGCGGCCGAACTGTCAGCTCTGGACCGCCTAAAGCCCAGATGTTCCTCTCAGGACTTCTCCATCCGGGACTGGATCGCTCGAGAGCGGTGTAGAGGCTCTGATTCGAGCATTGAGGTTGCACCCAAAGCCGTCCCTGAGGATGATCATCCAGAAGCCCAGGATGTAGTTACTGAAAGACCTCCTCCATCTGCGTCCCCGGTCACACAGCCACTAGCAGGGGAGCACGTTAACGGTAGCGGGCTGCAAGGCAAAAACAAAGCCAGCCTCGGGGCAGACGCTCACCCACACAAACTGTCTGGAGCACAAGTTGTCCGCTCACGGTTCTACCAGTATCTGTGA
- the LOC122866543 gene encoding rho GTPase-activating protein 21-like isoform X5: MLTEVALAANGRQRRPPFTLSSCLRAHSPVPKAYSQDAYLKGNEAYSGNAQNIPEPPPICYPRIEVKSAGMAQASEPATVSETPRGPAQGPGRRGGATEKSYRVEIPVPPSPPPQQTSKSQTVVCVCNENVRTVAMPSDPVDRGSRVARAGPSHRTEENRYSPASESSSARPRPLIPSVPGGAQLQYPSSRPTETPVYSPSSSSRPGPIYPDTSPPIRAPLKPASPDTFSTAISPNANHYSPYTTAPSTSPHQNIDWKNYTTYKDYIDAKRLHTYGCRTIQERLDSLRAAANSSSAYAQQRTLPPPSTGGALGSQIRQRSTSNDRGVDASSQGTALTPLRSASQERLGGGTERTITIRNWPRSASEDALPFSTPTGVTKPRARSCDYLGQHPGESGAGLEDRLLLCRGEEARASRQGAGLRALPHLNRSLTGQEEEGRGSGLSNLPLAAPVFTKGTTDSVLTSRTDSLIMRPSRLPVKNSILDPSPALSSTKTTDPLKDQRANIMGNHLGYSSPLHLQLRSRADSLKMESRSEAGLAARSSSCSGPSSKLPMQRQLQSAVVASSGSSTTNGSVTQKSKVRETSSSTNALVQTDDGLAEGVEGPDATVVVLRRDKNSGPPHIRPPSYVLAVNDKQGGVTHKSPPLVKAGSADGAMCWMSNDSCREMHLRRLGDIRQKSGSNNLDDSLDSIPFIDEPSSPSIEQDSTHIPASAVISGTPSITTIPPSPTSPSPLIRRQLSHDQDSLRLTIIESDSGTKTERSKSYDEGLDNYREESIGRSLIPGLKSLRKAVDRSSEDSGSRRDSSSDVFCDATKEGLLHFKQLNTDKGKRVGGGMRPWKQMYAVLRGHYLCLYKDKREGQAHANCQAVDEPVPISIKACLIDISYSDTKRKNVLRLTTSDCEYLFQAEDREDMLAWIRVIQENSNLDEENAAFTSHDLISRKIKEYNTLMSPTGSKTEPSPKPSRQSLSIRQTLLGGKGETKATSPHSPKPEPERKNMHKDDTSPPKDKGTWRKGIPGLMRKPFEKKPSPGVTFGVRLDDCPPAQNNKFVPLIVEVCCKLVEERGLEYTGIYRVPGNNAAISNMQEELNNKGMNDIDIQDDKWRDLNVISSLLKSFFRKLPEPLFTNDRYADFIEANRTEDPVERLKVLKRLLRELPDHHYETLKFLSAHLKTVAENSEKNKMEPRNLAIVFGPTLVRTTEDNMTHMVTHMPDQYRIVEALIQNYDWFFTEEGNGDPVTVSQEESAVESQPVPNIDHLLTNIGRTGTSQGEVSDSPTSDSAKSKGSWGSGKDQCSRELLVSSIFAAASRKRKKSKEKPQPSSSDDDLDAVFPKKEISGQKPNHHGLQTEVQSETCPSPNAKQPVRAEERKENGRTVELTPKAKREHRNSLFLKEKTPPRHPSPSPSPSPKICSYQTAPQGKSSLSDPPSQLDENTSDLGTMSSGASVPRSRPKKWTAGASGDLPAGACVGLGAGPGASAGAEVSSITSDYSTTSSITFLTGAESSALSPELQGGEEADDERSELISEGRPMETDSESDFPVFAPGGGSSQSTPCPEQTLGKTEPRGGGAAEVSTTPKLEARRLFPSHRMIECDTLSRRWSLRQKTDSESSVEGVAGSGERSEGRAESSTRLSRVLDVMKKGRSTSSLSSSSRSESERSEPAWHLKITERLKFRLRTSADDMFTQKNRTPDARGKKKNIRRRHTMGGQRDFAELAVINDWREQGGVDQAAELSALDRLKPRCSSQDFSIRDWIARERCRGSDSSIEVAPKAVPEDDHPEAQDVVTERPPPSASPVTQPLAGEHVNGSGLQGKNKASLGADAHPHKLSGAQVVRSRFYQYL, encoded by the exons ATGCTGACAGAAGTAGCGTTAGCTGCCAACGGCAGACAGAGGCGTCCCCCGTTCACCCTCTCTTCATGCCTCAGGGCACACTCTCCAGTACCAAAG GCATATTCCCAGGATGCATACCTCAAAGGAAATGAGGCGTACAGCGGAAATGCCCAGAACATCCCCGAGCCCCCTCCCATATGCTACCCTCGGATAGAAGTTAAGTCTGCAGGCATGGCTCAGGCATCAGAGCCGGCCACAGTCAGTGAAACCCCCCGAGGGCCAGCTCAGGGACCAGGAAGACGAGGTGGGGCCACAGAAAAGAGCTACCGGGTGGAAATCCCTGTTCCGCCATCTCCACCTCCCCAACAGACGTCAAAGTCTCAgacagtggtgtgtgtctgtaatgaGAATGTGAGGACAGTGGCCATGCCTTCTGATCCAGTTGACAGGGGGTCCCGGGTGGCTCGGGCTGGACCCAGCCACAGGACAGAGGAAAACCGGTACAGTCCCGCATCAGAGTCCAGCTCAGCTAGACCCAGACCCCTTATTCCCTCAGTACCTGGGGGTGCACAGTTGCAGTACCCCTCTTCCCGTCCCACAGAAACCCCAGTCTACTCCCCTTCCTCAAGTTCTAGACCTGGCCCCATCTATCCTGACACATCTCCACCTATACGGGCCCCTCTCAAACCTGCGTCCCCAGACACATTCTCCACTGCGATCTCACCCAACGCCAACCACTACTCACCCTATACCACAGCCCCCTCCACCTCTCCACACCAGAACATTGACTGGAAAAACTACACCACCTATAAAGACTATATTGATGCCAAGAGGCTGCATACGTATGGCTGCCGCACCATCCAGGAGCGCTTGGACAGCTTGCGTGCGGCTGCCAATTCTAGCTCTGCCTATGCCCAGCAACGTACACTGCCTCCTCCTAGCACCGGTGGGGCACTGGGCTCCCAGATCAGACAGAGAAGCACCTCCAATGACCGCGGGGTGGATGCAAGTAGCCAGGGTACTGCATTGACTCCATTACGTAGCGCCTCCCAAGAGCGGCTTGGAGGTGGAACAGAGAGGACAATAACAATCAGGAATTGGCCTCGGAGTGCTTCCGAGGATGCTTTGCCTTTCTCCACCCCCACAGGAGTCACCAAACCTAGGGCACGGTCTTGTGACTACCTGGGGCAGCACCCTGGAGAGTCAGGTGCTGGGTTGGAGGACAGGCTGCTGCTGTGCCGGGGAGAGGAAGCCAGAGCTAGCAGGCAGGGAGCAGGCCTGAGAGCTTTACCTCATCTGAACAGGAGTCTCACTGGACAGGAGGAAGAAGGGCGAGGAAGTGGATTATCTAACTTGCCTTTAGCTGCTCCTGTGTTTACTAAAGGTACGACGGATTCTGTACTAACATCAAGGACAGACAGTCTCATTATGAGACCATCACGTCTGCCTGTCAAAAACTCCATCTTAGACCCTTCACCTGCCTTATCCTCCACTAAAACCACAGACCCTCTCAAAGACCAAAGAGCTAACATCATGGGCAACCACCTGGGCTACTCCTCCCCTCTGCACCTGCAGCTGAGAAGCAGGGCTGACAGTCTGAAAATGGAGAGCAGGTCAGAAGCTGGGTTGGCAGCCAGGTCCTCCTCTTGCTCTGGTCCCTCCTCTAAACTGCCCATGCAGAGACAACTACAAAGTGCAGTTGTTGCCTCTTCTGGTTCCTCCACCACTAATGGATCTGTGACCCAAAAGTCAAAAGTCAGAGAAACCTCCAGTTCCACAAATGCCCTCGTACAGACTGATGACGGTCTTGCAGAGGGCGTAGAAGGACCAGATGCAACAGTTGTTGTCTTAAGAAGGGACAAAAACTCCGGTCCTCCTCACATTCGCCCTCCGTCCTATGTATTAGCTGTTAATGACAAACAGGGAGGAGTGACTCATAAGTCACCACCATTGGTGAAGGCAGGCTCTGCAGATGGGGCTATGTGCTGGATGTCTAATGACAGCTGTAGGGAGATGCATCTAAGGAGGCTTGGAGATATACGACAAAAGTCTGGCTCCAACAACTTGGATGACTCCCTGGATTCAATCCCCTTCATAG ATGAACCATCTAGTCCCAGTATTGAACAGGACAGCACACACATTCCTGCCTCTGCTGTGATATCTGGAACGCCCAGCATCACCACCATCCCACCCAGCCCCACTTCTCCATCCCCTCTCATTCGGCGCCAGCTGTCACATGACCAAG ATTCTCTCCGTCTCACAATTATTGAGTCAGATTCTGGTACTAAAACAGAGCGATCCAAGTCGTATGATGAAGGCCTGGATAACTACCGGGAAGAAAGTATAGG GAGGTCCTTAATACCTGGTCTGAAAAGTCTTAGGAAG GCTGTGGACAGGTCGTCCGAAGATTCAGGGTCCAGGAGGGATTCTTCATCAGACGTCTTCTGTGACGCCACCAAGGAGGGTTTGCTGCATTTCAAGCAGCTGAACACAGACAAGGGCAAG CGTGTCGGAGGGGGTATGCGCCCGTGGAAACAAATGTACGCCGTGTTGAGAGGCCACTACCTCTGCCTATATAAAGACAAAAGGGAGGGGCAGGCTCATGCCAACTGCCAAGCAGTGGACGAGCCCGTGCCAATCAGCATCAAGGCCTGTCTGATTGACATCTCATACAGCGACACAAAGCGTAAGAACGTGCTGCGGCTGACCACATCGGACTGTGAGTACCTGTTCCAGGCTGAGGACCGGGAGGACATGCTGGCCTGGATTAGAGTCATACAGGAGAACAGCAACCTGGATGAGGAG AACGCGGCCTTCACCAGCCATGACCTCATCAGCAGGAAGATCAAGGAGTACAACACCTTGATGAG CCCGACAGGCAGCAAGACGGAGCCGTCTCCCAAACCCTCACGCCAGTCGCTAAGCATCAGACAGACGCTGCTGGGAGGTAAAGGAGAGACCAAAGCAACAAGTCCACACTCACCCAAACCTGAGCCGGAGAGGAAGAACATGCACAAAG ATGACACTAGCCCTCCCAAGGATAAAGGGACATGGAGGAAGGGCATCCCGGGGCTGATGAGGAAACCTTTTGAGAAGAAGCCGTCTCCTGGTGTCACATTTGGAGTGAGGCTGGACGACTGTCCTCCTGCACAGAACAACAAG TTTGTGCCTCTGATTGTGGAGGTCTGTTGTAAACTGGTGGAAGAGAGAGGGTTGGAGTACACAGGCATCTACAGAGTCCCAGGAAACAACGCAGCAATCTCCAACATGCAGGAGGAGCTCAATAACAAGGGCATGAATGATATCGATATCCAGGATGAT AAATGGAGGGACCTCAATGTGATCAGCAGTTTACTCAAGTCCTTCTTCCGGAAACTTCCAGAGCCGTTGTTCACCAATG ATAGGTACGCAGATTTTATAGAGGCCAACAGAACAGAGGACCCAGTGGAGAGGCTCAAAGTGCTCAAGAGGCTG CTTCGTGAGTTGCCAGATCATCATTACGAGACCCTCAagttcctctcagctcatcTCAAAACTGTGGCTGAAAACTCAGAGAAGAATAAG ATGGAGCCAAGGAACCTGGCCATTGTGTTTGGTCCCACTCTGGTGCGTACCACTGAGGACAACATGACCCATATGGTGACACACATGCCAGACCAGTACAGAATAGTGGAGGCCCTCATTCAAAAT TATGACTGGTTTTTCACTGAAGAGGGAAATGGAGATCCAGTG ACTGTGTCCCAGGAGGAGAGTGCAGTGGAGTCTCAGCCCGTCCCCAACATCGACCACCTGCTCACCAACATCGGCCGTACGGGCACATCGCAGGGTGAAGTATCAG ATTCACCGACTAGTGACTCAGCTAAATCAAAG GGTTCCTGGGGCTCAGGGAAGGACCAGTGCAGTCGAGAGCTCCTGGTCTCCTCAATCTTTGCTGCAGCCAGCCGCAAAAGAAAGAAGTCAAAGGAGAAGCCGCAGCCTAGCAGCTCAGATGATGATCTGGATGCTGTGTTCCCAAAAAAGGAAATCTCTGGCCAGAAGCCAAACCACCACGGCCTCCAGACTGAGGTACAGAGCGAGACTTGCCCTAGCCCCAACGCAAAGCAACCAGTacgagcagaggagaggaaagagaacgGGAGAACTGTGGAGCTCACGCCTAAAGCCAAGAGAGAGCATAGAAACTCCTTATTCCTAAAGGAGAAGACTCCACCCAGGCATCCCTCACCTTCCCCCTCCCCATCCCCAAAAATCTGTAGCTACCAAACAGCCCCTCAGGGGAAATCCTCCTTATCGGATCCCCCATCCCAGCTTGATGAAAACACCTCAGACCTCGGGACCATGAGCTCCGGAGCGTCAGTGCCACGTTCAAGACCGAAAAAGTGGACTGCGGGAGCGTCTGGTGATCTTCCTGCAGGAGCATGTGTTGGACTGGGAGCAGGTCCAGGGGCGTCCGCCGGTGCAGAGGTGAGCTCCATCACCTCAGACTACTCCACCACTTCTTCCATCACATTCTTGACTGGAGCAGAGTCCAGTGCACTCAGTCCGGAGCTGCAGGGTGGGGAGGAGGCAGATGACGAACGCAGTGAGCTCATTAGCGAGGGACGACCcatggagacagacagtgaaaGTGACTTCCCGGTTTTTGCCCCAGGCGGTGGCAGCAGCCAGTCTACACCCTGCCCAGAGCAGACTCTGGGAAAGACTGAACCAcgaggaggtggagcagctgAGGTGAGCACCACTCCAAAACTGGAAGCACGGCGCCTTTTCCCGTCACACAGGATGATTGAGTGCGACACCCTCTCCAGAAGGTGGTCCctaagacagaaaacagacagtGAATCATCAGTGGAGGGTGTAGCTGGGAGTGGGGAGCGTAGTGAGGGCAGAGCGGAGTCATCCACACGGCTCTCTCGAGTCCTGGATGTGATGAAGAAAGGGCGGTCCACAAGCAGCCTCAGCTCGTCCTCACGCAGCGAGTCAGAGCGCTCCGAACCAGCCTGGCACCTTAAGATCACCGAGCGGCTCAAATTCAGGTTACGCACATCTGCTGATGACATGTTCACCCAGAAGAACCGAACTCCAGACGCTCGcgggaagaagaagaacatcCGCCGGAGGCACACCATGGGCGGGCAGAGAGACTTCGCAGAGCTGGCGGTCATCAACGACTGGCGGGAGCAGGGCGGGGTGGACCAGGCGGCCGAACTGTCAGCTCTGGACCGCCTAAAGCCCAGATGTTCCTCTCAGGACTTCTCCATCCGGGACTGGATCGCTCGAGAGCGGTGTAGAGGCTCTGATTCGAGCATTGAGGTTGCACCCAAAGCCGTCCCTGAGGATGATCATCCAGAAGCCCAGGATGTAGTTACTGAAAGACCTCCTCCATCTGCGTCCCCGGTCACACAGCCACTAGCAGGGGAGCACGTTAACGGTAGCGGGCTGCAAGGCAAAAACAAAGCCAGCCTCGGGGCAGACGCTCACCCACACAAACTGTCTGGAGCACAAGTTGTCCGCTCACGGTTCTACCAGTATCTGTGA